One genomic segment of Amycolatopsis sp. Hca4 includes these proteins:
- a CDS encoding helix-turn-helix transcriptional regulator — protein sequence MPRTDIVTPRTRTLAASIRAVRKDARFGLRELARRLGISPQQLSAWELGLRTPRLEDVTAILGALGVIGERKEQILTLAKGTAEAGWLTYGTPGIPQQLAAVIECEKAAESIVEWSPLGIPGLLQTPAYARALFSNGSSEYDIEQRVRLRMERRRLIVGREPTPFEALIGEAALRDRIGSPATMADQLRFLTEIAAFRTISIRVVPAHCGWHPGLEGRFILYSLVDKSAVLYFEHLSSGAFVPDDYDVRKYRAAIKGIHAVAMGPAESSSFIARLAEEIDGAEGWGLAEKHL from the coding sequence ATGCCGAGGACGGACATCGTCACCCCGAGAACCCGGACGCTGGCGGCTTCGATCCGCGCGGTGCGCAAAGACGCCCGTTTCGGACTACGCGAGCTGGCCCGGCGGCTGGGGATCAGCCCGCAGCAGCTGAGCGCCTGGGAGCTCGGCCTGCGCACGCCGAGGCTGGAAGACGTGACCGCGATCCTCGGTGCGCTCGGAGTGATCGGTGAGCGGAAGGAGCAGATCCTGACGCTGGCGAAGGGCACGGCGGAGGCGGGCTGGCTCACATACGGCACGCCGGGTATTCCGCAGCAGCTCGCGGCGGTGATCGAGTGCGAGAAGGCCGCCGAATCGATCGTGGAGTGGTCGCCGCTGGGCATTCCGGGCTTGCTCCAGACTCCCGCCTACGCACGTGCGCTCTTCAGCAACGGTTCGTCCGAGTACGACATCGAGCAGCGGGTCCGGCTGCGGATGGAACGCCGCCGCCTCATCGTGGGGCGCGAGCCGACTCCTTTCGAGGCGCTCATCGGCGAAGCTGCGCTTCGCGACCGCATCGGCAGCCCGGCGACCATGGCGGACCAACTGCGCTTCCTCACGGAGATCGCTGCCTTTCGCACCATCTCGATCCGAGTGGTCCCAGCTCACTGCGGCTGGCATCCGGGTCTGGAAGGCAGGTTCATTCTGTATTCGCTGGTCGACAAAAGCGCGGTCTTGTACTTCGAGCATTTGAGCTCCGGCGCTTTCGTGCCGGACGACTACGATGTCCGGAAGTACCGCGCGGCGATCAAGGGCATCCACGCGGTCGCGATGGGCCCGGCGGAATCCTCGAGCTTCATCGCCCGGCTGGCGGAGGAGATCGATGGTGCTGAGGGTTGGGGCCTGGCGGAAAAGCACCTATAG
- a CDS encoding DUF397 domain-containing protein gives MVLRVGAWRKSTYSGQEGACLEASWRKSTYSEQEGACVETALDRAEVLVRDSKDPALPVQQHPAAAWRAFLNHLVRLA, from the coding sequence ATGGTGCTGAGGGTTGGGGCCTGGCGGAAAAGCACCTATAGCGGCCAGGAAGGCGCCTGCCTCGAAGCAAGCTGGCGAAAAAGCACCTACAGCGAGCAAGAGGGCGCCTGCGTCGAGACGGCGCTCGACCGGGCCGAGGTGCTGGTCCGGGACTCGAAGGACCCGGCCCTGCCCGTCCAGCAGCATCCCGCCGCAGCCTGGCGGGCCTTCCTTAACCACCTGGTGAGACTCGCGTAG
- the lhgO gene encoding L-2-hydroxyglutarate oxidase: MRNVVVVGGGIVGLAVAWELTRRGLDVTVLEKESRWAAHQTGHNSNVVHAGLYYKPGSFKARMSVAGNRSIVDFARQYGVPVEVCGKLVVATDEKEIPALNTLAERAEANGVPAKQISPAEAREYEPEVACVAALRVESTGIIDFPAVCHALVRLLDEAGVDLRLSSPALAIRAGGNGGVEVATGDGVVQADALVNCAGLHSDRVARLAGLTPSAKIVPFRGEYYELKPERRHLVKGLIYPVPDPTLPFLGVHLTRMLDGSVHAGPNAVLALRREGYRWRDFSPKDVAEVAAFPGAWRLAKKYAFPTGLDEVRRSFSKKRFAASLARLVPAVTEDDIVRHGSGVRAQAMRRDGSLVDDFLIETARDQVHVLNAPSPAATSALEIARHIADQVAKD, translated from the coding sequence GTGCGTAACGTGGTAGTCGTCGGGGGCGGGATCGTCGGTCTGGCTGTGGCCTGGGAGCTGACCAGGCGGGGGCTGGACGTCACCGTCCTGGAAAAGGAATCCCGGTGGGCTGCCCACCAGACCGGGCACAACTCGAACGTCGTGCACGCCGGGCTGTACTACAAGCCCGGTTCGTTCAAAGCGCGGATGTCCGTGGCCGGGAACCGGTCCATCGTGGACTTCGCGCGGCAGTACGGCGTGCCCGTCGAGGTGTGCGGGAAGCTCGTCGTCGCCACCGACGAAAAAGAGATCCCCGCGCTCAACACGCTCGCCGAACGCGCCGAGGCCAACGGTGTCCCGGCCAAGCAGATCTCGCCCGCCGAAGCGCGCGAGTACGAGCCCGAGGTCGCCTGCGTTGCCGCGCTGCGGGTCGAATCCACCGGGATCATCGACTTCCCCGCCGTCTGCCACGCGCTCGTCCGGCTGCTCGACGAGGCCGGTGTCGACCTGCGGCTGAGCTCGCCCGCGCTGGCCATCCGGGCCGGCGGCAACGGCGGGGTCGAGGTCGCGACCGGCGACGGCGTCGTCCAGGCCGACGCGCTGGTGAACTGCGCCGGCCTGCACTCCGACCGCGTCGCGCGGCTGGCCGGGCTGACGCCGTCGGCGAAGATCGTGCCCTTCCGCGGGGAGTACTACGAGCTCAAGCCGGAGCGCCGGCACCTGGTCAAGGGCCTGATCTACCCGGTGCCGGACCCGACGCTGCCGTTCCTCGGCGTGCACCTCACGCGCATGCTCGACGGCAGCGTCCACGCCGGCCCGAACGCCGTGCTCGCGCTGCGCCGCGAGGGCTACCGCTGGCGCGACTTCTCCCCGAAGGACGTCGCCGAGGTCGCCGCCTTCCCCGGCGCCTGGCGGCTCGCGAAGAAGTACGCGTTCCCGACCGGGCTCGACGAGGTCCGCCGCTCGTTCTCGAAGAAGCGCTTCGCCGCCAGCCTCGCGCGGCTCGTGCCGGCCGTCACCGAGGACGACATCGTGCGCCACGGCTCCGGCGTGCGCGCCCAGGCGATGCGCCGCGACGGCTCGCTCGTCGACGACTTCCTCATCGAGACCGCGCGCGACCAGGTGCACGTCCTGAACGCGCCGTCGCCGGCCGCGACGAGCGCGCTGGAGATCGCGCGCCACATCGCCGACCAGGTGGCGAAGGACTAG